The nucleotide sequence GCCCTAAGTTACTGCTGTTTGGCCATGGCATGATAGCCATACTAGTGGTCATGCTATTTAAGCTTGGCCCAGGATGGCAGCAAGATTTTAATAACCTGATTTATCGCGACCAAGTAGTGTTTAATCAAGCGAGCCGCTTTGCCCAGCACACCATTACTGAGCGCCTGCGCGGCGGCGGTTTAGCGCCGGTATATAGCTTGTATCTTAATGGCCGGCTGCAATTTTCTGGTGATGATGAGCATATTTATCACAGCTTTTTAGTGGAACCTGCCATGCATGCCAGCGCGCGCCAGCAGCAAGTATTAATTATTGGCGGCGGTGATGGCCTAGCACTTAGGGATGTTCTTAAATGGCACCCCACACAAGTCACCTTAATAGATTTAGACCAGCAGTTAGTGCAGCTGTTTAAGCAGCCTAAGCTGATTAACGATTTACCGCCGCGGGTAGCGAATGCCATCAGCGCCCTCAATCAAGATGCTTTTAACGACCCTAGGCTTGAGCTTATTTTTGATGATGCCTTTAATGGCGTTGATAATCTTCTGGCAGAGCAGCGCCACTTTGACGTGATTATTGTTGATTTACCCGATCCTAATCATCCCGACCTTAACAAGCTCTACAGCGATGTGTTTTATCGCAAATTGGCGCAACTTCTTAACGCCGATGGCGCCATGACAGTGCAATCCACGTCGCCATTTCATGCCCGTAAAGCCTTTATCGCCATAGGAAAAACCTTAGCCGCGGCGGGATTTAAGGTAGATCAATATCAATACAATGTGCCAAGTTTTGGTCAATGGGGCTGGAGCCTTGCCACTTTAAGTGGTGCGAGTGGCCGCGAGCGCCTTAAGGCATTAACCGCGCTCAATCATGCCCAAACTTGGTTTTCACTTGAATTGATGCAAGCAAGTTTTGCCGCGCCAAGCAATCTGTATTTAGATAGCGAGCAGATAAAAGTCAATACCTTAGATTCGATGATGCTCTATCAATATCACCAAGAAGCCTGGAGTGAAGAAACTCGAGGTTTAGGGTTATTTTAACGCAGCTGATTAAATAACGAGCATTACCTTGACATAATATGTCGAGGTGATATCTTTTTTAGAGACATATTATGTCAACGAGGACAGTAATGAATCTGCATGCCATAGCAAATAAACTGAACGCCTTGTCTGCCGAGCAAGCGCTCTCAATGCAATTTGATTGTTACCCCATAGCGGGTGACGTTGAAGTGTTACAGGTCAATATTTTAGGCCGCGAAGAACTGCCTATTTTCCTGTCGGTCACTGACAATCAAATCTTGTGTATCACCTACCTGTGGGGTAAAGACGAAGTCATTGCCGATAAGCAGTTTGAAATGATGTCGGCCATGTTAGAACTCAACATACCTATGCCATTGTCAGCGTTTGCCAGCATAGACAACAAATATGTGCTGTATGGCGCCTTGTCGACTCAGGCCGATATCCAGCAAATCGCACAAGAACTCACAGTACTCTCTGACAATTGTCTAGAAGTCATAGACGAGATGGCAGACTACCTCATTTAAGGAGACGCTCATGGGCATTCTCAACAAAATTCTGACCGCGTTTCGTGGCGGCGCCACTGAAGTCGGCCAATCCATAGTCGATGCCAATTCTACTCGGATTTTTGAGCAAGAAATTCGCGATGCCGAGCGTCATCTCAATAAGGCCAAGCGCGACTTAACTGAAGTTATGGCTAAAGAAATGCAGGCTGGCCGAGAAATTGACAGCTTAAAGCGCAGCATAGCTGAGCATGAAGGCTATGCCACCCAAGCGTTAGCCCAAAATAATGAGGGATTGGCCTTAGAAGTCGCCGCTAAAATTGCCGAGCTAGAACAAGCCCTTGGCGAGCAGCAAGGCGCGAACGACAGTTTTAGCGCGAACGCCACCCGCCTTAAAAATTTAGTAAAACAAACTGAAAGGCAGCTCGCTGATTATCAAAGACAATTGTCCATGGTGAAAACCACCGACAGTGTGCAAAAGGCAACCGCTTCTATCTCTAGCTCATTTGCCGATAGCAACTCTAAGCTGATGAATGCCAAAGAATCACTCGAGCGCATTAAGGCCCGCCAGCAAGCGTTTGATGACAAGCTTAAAGCCGCAGAAACCTTAGAAGCTGATAATAGCGATAACTCACTGCAAGCTAAGCTTCAAGCCGCTGGCATAGGCGAAACTAAGCAGTCAGCGCAATCAGTACTCGATAGGCTCAAAGCTAAGAATTAACTTAATTGAACGCCGGACTTTTATGAGTTCGGCGTCTGTTAAACTCTAGTGTTAACCGCTTTTGAGTCATCTTTGGAGTCACTATGGGATTTTTCAGCAAATGGTTTGGCGCAGATAAATCTAGCAATAGCTCTGATAGTGCTAATCATCCTGTAAACACCGCCGCCATTGAGCGCCTCAATCAACTAAACCGCCAAGATATGATCACCTTAGATAACGGCTTTGGCTTACCGCCCATGGTGCGCGGCCAAACGTTAATGCTAGAAGATGTCTATTGCGATGAATATCAATACCGCTTAGAGGCGGTATATTGGTTTAAAACCAAGCAAGATCAAACCCTAAGACTAGTAGAGCACAAGGATAAACTGCTATTGTGCTTACCATTAACGCGCGCCCAAGTTGAACAAATATTTGATCTGGATGAATTTAGTTATCTGTTTGATATAGATAGCCATGCAGCACTGACCCCGTTAACCACTGCATTTGCCAGCGATGTAAGTGCTTGGCTTGGACAGCAATACCATCGAGTACGCTTTGCCGAATTTGGTTATCGCCATCAGCAGGATTATCGGCAGCGAACGCCACCGCAATCGGATGATCGCCAAGGTGGCCAAGCCTTTGAAAGTTATTATCTTGAAACCAGTGACGAGCAGCACGCATTATTGATACAAGTAATGACATCGGGAGACACTGATGTATATCTAGCAATGGCGCGCCCCATGACAGATATCCATGAATTTTGGCCAAGAGGTAATCCATGAGCCGAGACAAAAATGCCCTGCCGCCAAGCTGGCAACAGAACCAACAAGCCGCGCGGGCATCGCAAATCGCTTTTGATTTAGATGAGCAATTTCAATACGCCATTCGTAAGGCCGCGTTAGAGGCCGGAGTGAGTCCATCGGATCAAATTCGCTCAATTTTAGGGCTCGCGGGCCCTAAACGCCCCAAGAGACCGAGACTGACAGTCTCCCTTAGCGCCAACGATTATCAAGCCTTAGCCTTAAAGTACGGCATTGACGATCAACTCGAAATTAAAAAAAGAGTGCTCGATGATTTAATTGACTATGTTCATCTAGCCGCAAAATAAATGCAGTGTTTGCTTAAATAAATGCACCTTTTGATCAAGAGTTACTACTCACTAAGCCAAAAGAATAAGAATAAAAATAAGAGTCATAGGAAAAGTCATGTCCAATACGCCAAATAGCGGCGGCGCTACAGAAAATCGTCCCAGTAAAATACGCGCCATAGTCACGCCAACCCCGTTTGAGTTAGCCATGATGGTAATGTCACTGGTATCAGTATTGCTAGTGCTGAGCCTCACCTTTGCCAATCTTGCGCCGCAGACCCATCAATTACTGTTAATGATAGATACCGGCATCTGCTTTATTTTCTTAGCTAACTTCTTTTACGGCTTATTTCGCGCCCGCGATAAAGTGTTTTATGTTAAGCATCATTGGATAGATTTCGTAGCGAGCATCCCCACCATAGAAGCCTTAAGGATGATGCGCTTATTTCAAGTGCTACGGGTTATCCGCCTCATTCGCACTACGCGCCATATTCTTATTCCACTGTTAAAACAAAGAAAACAAACTACGCTCGTCAGCCTAATGTTTGCCATGTTTACCATCTTGGCCTTGTCATCATTAATGATTTTATTAATGGAAAGTGGTGAGCCTGGCGCCAATATAACTACCGCGCAAGAAGCCTTATGGTGGTCATTAGTGACTGTCTCAACCGTAGGGTATGGCGATTTTTATCCCGTCACTACCGCAGGCCATGTTATCGGCGCCATAGTTATTATTTGCGGGGTCAGTTTTTTCGGGGTGATTTCAGGCTATATGGCATCTGTCTTTGTTAATTCTAATGACAGTGAAAACGATGAACACCAAGCGCAAATGCGCCAAGAGTTATACGCTACGATTGCAAGATTAGAGCAGAACCAACACCAATTAATGGCGCAAATGACAGCGCTTAACGAAAAGTTAGCGGCAAATGACAATAATCAAAATAACGCGGTAAATACACAAGATAAAAAAGATAATATGCCGCAGTAGTGTACCGCGATGATAAAAATTTGCTGATGAAACTTACTCCCCACAGCGTAAACATACCGCGCTGCGGGCAAATAACCACCAAGGGTTAAGTCGCTTTTCTTAAGTTGATTAAGCGTCATTAGGTTCATTAAGGCTTGAACTCTTAAACCTTGGCATTATTTTTTATGAGTTAACTTGCCCTTGCAGTTTAGCCTTCACTCTTTGCCGCTACCAGCCAATAGCAAACCTAATAAATTAAGCTGCAATTGCCCCATCACAAGATTGTGCTGTAACTGCTTAAGTTGCTCTAGCCAATTAAATTGCAGCAATTCTTGAGTCTGCTCTGGCCTTTGTTCTGAGGTAATTTGCGGCCAAGCGTTTGGCGCTTCTGAAGCGTTAGCAAGCGTATTAAGTAATTCAATCACTTGAGATAAACAATCTTTAACCTTAGTAAACTCCAAGTTAACTGCAGCAAGTTTTTCCGGCTCAATCTTGGATGAAATTGTGACCACAGCCCCTTGCAATAATTCCAGCACGCTAATTAACTGACTCCAAGCGTCAATAATGGCGCTTAAATTCGCGCCGTTCATTAACGGCGTTAACACAGCTAAATTTTCAAGTAATAATGGCCAAGCATCCAGCCCATATTCAAGTACTGCGAGGGCACCACTCCCTTGAGATAACTCACTAATATCCGCAATGGCTTTAAGTTTAGGCAGAGCGCCAAGACCTGCGATACGGTAACCGCGCTGCGCCTTACTCGCTCGCGCAATCGCCACCGGAACCTTGGCCGCTAAGTCTTGAGCTAACGTTAATAGCGCCGCAGGCTTACCGCTTAATAATTCAAACTCAAGTTCACAAATGGGCTCACTAACAGAACTCATTGCAGCCTCGCCCTTAGCGTTATCTGAGCTAATACTGCCTAAATCTAATGCTACTTCAACTAAGCTCTCACCCAGCTGAATATGCCAGCAGCGCCGCTCAAAATCCGTATTAAACAAGCAATATAATTGCGACTGTAAGCTTGCAGCAGACTCAGAGGATGGCCATATGTGGGGCGGAAATAACGCTAATTCAGGAAAGTTACCACTAATATCAACATTATATTCTGGGCGACTATGAATACCGCCCACTACCTTACCTGAGGTTTTAATGGTTTGTTCATTTACATTTATGCCGCTGCGAATTCTAAGCCCCATGTCGAGCGCGCGTAAATCCAACTGCGGCGTATCAAAATAAGCATTAGCTAAATGTATCGGCTCTTGGCTAATTGCAGCCTCTAAGCGACTAAAGTGAGTTATAATATCGCTTCGAACTTGTAGTGGGAAAAATAGCTTTAATTCAATTTCTGCAGGCATAGGTTCGTCTTATTGTAATAATATATTCATAAAATATTCACCTTATGAATATATTGTAATATTGTTGTCATAAAGCGACCTTAGGATGCGTCCCAAGAGTGCTTTAGAGCTCGAAAACGGTAAAACTGTG is from Shewanella sp. SNU WT4 and encodes:
- a CDS encoding polyamine aminopropyltransferase gives rise to the protein MSRPAKLAVIDDAILLLIMAALAGCGLIYEYLLSHYAGRILGAMEAAIYTMIGLMIVFMGLGALAARTIHDPFSRFAQLELGLAFIGASAVIMIAAVIGFTQYLPIYLANILLLPSDMLPLGSPIAQLQALSSYLPYVFGAVLGFMIGMEIPLIARVRQSLSEQHLLHNAGTIYGADYIGAGIGAAIWVSLMLSMEIQRAAALTACINLAAGLLFLIRYWQQINRPKLLLFGHGMIAILVVMLFKLGPGWQQDFNNLIYRDQVVFNQASRFAQHTITERLRGGGLAPVYSLYLNGRLQFSGDDEHIYHSFLVEPAMHASARQQQVLIIGGGDGLALRDVLKWHPTQVTLIDLDQQLVQLFKQPKLINDLPPRVANAISALNQDAFNDPRLELIFDDAFNGVDNLLAEQRHFDVIIVDLPDPNHPDLNKLYSDVFYRKLAQLLNADGAMTVQSTSPFHARKAFIAIGKTLAAAGFKVDQYQYNVPSFGQWGWSLATLSGASGRERLKALTALNHAQTWFSLELMQASFAAPSNLYLDSEQIKVNTLDSMMLYQYHQEAWSEETRGLGLF
- a CDS encoding CYTH domain-containing protein — protein: MPAEIELKLFFPLQVRSDIITHFSRLEAAISQEPIHLANAYFDTPQLDLRALDMGLRIRSGINVNEQTIKTSGKVVGGIHSRPEYNVDISGNFPELALFPPHIWPSSESAASLQSQLYCLFNTDFERRCWHIQLGESLVEVALDLGSISSDNAKGEAAMSSVSEPICELEFELLSGKPAALLTLAQDLAAKVPVAIARASKAQRGYRIAGLGALPKLKAIADISELSQGSGALAVLEYGLDAWPLLLENLAVLTPLMNGANLSAIIDAWSQLISVLELLQGAVVTISSKIEPEKLAAVNLEFTKVKDCLSQVIELLNTLANASEAPNAWPQITSEQRPEQTQELLQFNWLEQLKQLQHNLVMGQLQLNLLGLLLAGSGKE
- a CDS encoding DUF2170 family protein; amino-acid sequence: MNLHAIANKLNALSAEQALSMQFDCYPIAGDVEVLQVNILGREELPIFLSVTDNQILCITYLWGKDEVIADKQFEMMSAMLELNIPMPLSAFASIDNKYVLYGALSTQADIQQIAQELTVLSDNCLEVIDEMADYLI
- a CDS encoding PspA/IM30 family protein, encoding MGILNKILTAFRGGATEVGQSIVDANSTRIFEQEIRDAERHLNKAKRDLTEVMAKEMQAGREIDSLKRSIAEHEGYATQALAQNNEGLALEVAAKIAELEQALGEQQGANDSFSANATRLKNLVKQTERQLADYQRQLSMVKTTDSVQKATASISSSFADSNSKLMNAKESLERIKARQQAFDDKLKAAETLEADNSDNSLQAKLQAAGIGETKQSAQSVLDRLKAKN
- a CDS encoding ion transporter, which produces MSNTPNSGGATENRPSKIRAIVTPTPFELAMMVMSLVSVLLVLSLTFANLAPQTHQLLLMIDTGICFIFLANFFYGLFRARDKVFYVKHHWIDFVASIPTIEALRMMRLFQVLRVIRLIRTTRHILIPLLKQRKQTTLVSLMFAMFTILALSSLMILLMESGEPGANITTAQEALWWSLVTVSTVGYGDFYPVTTAGHVIGAIVIICGVSFFGVISGYMASVFVNSNDSENDEHQAQMRQELYATIARLEQNQHQLMAQMTALNEKLAANDNNQNNAVNTQDKKDNMPQ